Proteins encoded by one window of Dryocola sp. LX212:
- a CDS encoding LysR family transcriptional regulator: MDFNATKLFIAVVNAGSFSAASERLGVPISTLSRKINELEQALNVQLLDRSRQGVKPTYKGQQFFEQARPGVELLEDAQRSVTSAHKLQGKLRLSVPPNFSLWWDLLLEFQQRYPDIHVFCHSSERVVDLFEDGVDVALRMGSLNTDDVIAKTVMDVEILFVASPKLLARYGTPETLAEMARLPVAAWETLNHGFFEWGSGSEKVKYEPFFSTNNLQGLIHYALSGMGVTQLMDFSARPWLESGELVQLLPGAARQTMPLNLVYARRKHPSALVRAYLDFCTEWVKKLK, encoded by the coding sequence GTGGATTTTAACGCAACGAAGCTGTTCATCGCGGTGGTTAACGCAGGCAGTTTTTCAGCGGCCAGCGAAAGGTTGGGGGTGCCGATCTCAACGCTGAGTCGAAAAATTAATGAACTTGAGCAGGCCCTGAACGTACAGCTGCTGGACCGCTCAAGGCAGGGGGTTAAGCCAACCTATAAAGGGCAGCAGTTTTTTGAACAGGCCCGTCCGGGCGTCGAGCTACTGGAGGATGCACAGAGATCGGTCACCTCTGCCCACAAGCTTCAGGGCAAGCTGCGCCTGTCCGTCCCACCTAATTTCTCGCTGTGGTGGGATTTGCTGCTCGAATTCCAGCAACGCTATCCCGATATCCACGTATTTTGCCACTCGAGCGAGAGAGTCGTTGATTTGTTCGAGGATGGCGTAGACGTTGCGCTAAGAATGGGCAGCCTGAATACGGACGATGTGATTGCAAAAACCGTTATGGACGTGGAAATCCTGTTTGTGGCAAGCCCGAAATTGCTGGCGCGTTACGGCACGCCGGAAACGCTGGCTGAAATGGCCCGGCTGCCGGTTGCCGCCTGGGAAACGCTGAACCACGGCTTTTTTGAATGGGGGTCTGGCTCAGAAAAAGTTAAATACGAGCCGTTTTTCTCCACCAATAATTTACAGGGATTAATTCATTATGCTCTGAGCGGTATGGGCGTTACCCAGCTGATGGATTTCTCAGCCAGGCCCTGGCTGGAAAGCGGCGAGCTGGTACAGCTGCTGCCCGGAGCCGCCAGACAAACCATGCCGTTAAACCTCGTCTATGCCCGCCGCAAACATCCTTCAGCGCTCGTGCGGGCTTATCTTGATTTTTGCACTGAATGGGTGAAAAAGCTGAAGTAG
- a CDS encoding NAD(P)H-dependent flavin oxidoreductase, with amino-acid sequence MNRVTELLHIRYPLIQAPLYFLTNAELVAAVSNAGGLGTLGPHAGQDSLPDSRYTALDRMRQEIRKVKKLTENPFAVTLINGPDMSFWRPTAEMFVEEGVEVVLINEVLDAEIYDFFRRNRIKTLYRALTPTVANSKEAEKLGADVIIATGFDEGGTVPTRVIGTFSIVPMIADSVNIPVIAAGGIGDVRGVRAAMALGAEGVFAGSLFLTALENPADEKVKRLIVKSCAEDLLLFRTLPAYYRTLPTDLSPKLAELEAQDTDRETMFEAMNGYHSLWQAMRLGNFDRGIVSTGTGISVIKSIRPAAEIVADLMQDFQKGSGV; translated from the coding sequence ATGAACCGCGTCACTGAACTGCTGCATATCCGCTATCCGCTTATCCAGGCACCCCTCTATTTCCTGACCAATGCTGAACTCGTCGCTGCCGTTTCTAACGCCGGTGGCCTGGGCACGCTGGGGCCGCACGCCGGGCAGGACAGCCTGCCGGATTCGCGTTATACGGCCCTGGACCGCATGCGCCAGGAGATCAGAAAAGTCAAAAAGCTGACGGAAAACCCCTTTGCCGTAACCTTAATTAACGGGCCTGACATGAGCTTCTGGCGTCCAACCGCGGAAATGTTCGTTGAGGAAGGCGTGGAGGTGGTGCTTATCAACGAAGTGCTGGACGCCGAAATATATGATTTCTTCAGACGTAACCGCATAAAAACGCTCTACCGCGCCCTGACGCCCACCGTCGCTAATTCAAAAGAGGCCGAGAAATTAGGGGCCGACGTCATTATTGCGACAGGTTTTGACGAAGGGGGCACCGTCCCGACCCGCGTGATTGGTACGTTCAGCATCGTGCCGATGATAGCGGATAGCGTGAATATCCCGGTTATCGCTGCCGGGGGTATAGGTGATGTGCGAGGGGTGCGTGCCGCAATGGCGCTGGGAGCAGAAGGGGTCTTTGCGGGCAGCCTCTTTTTGACGGCCCTTGAGAACCCCGCAGATGAGAAAGTTAAGCGCCTGATCGTCAAGTCCTGCGCCGAAGATTTGCTGCTGTTCCGTACGCTTCCCGCGTATTACCGCACCCTGCCCACCGACCTAAGCCCGAAGCTGGCGGAGTTAGAGGCGCAGGACACCGATCGCGAAACCATGTTTGAAGCAATGAACGGCTACCACTCCCTGTGGCAGGCCATGAGGCTCGGAAATTTTGATCGGGGGATAGTGTCCACGGGCACGGGGATTTCAGTAATCAAATCAATTCGTCCGGCCGCAGAAATCGTAGCGGACCTTATGCAGGACTTTCAAAAGGGAAGCGGCGTCTGA